From the Hymenobacter yonginensis genome, one window contains:
- a CDS encoding GbsR/MarR family transcriptional regulator — protein sequence MQLDEAKRRFIEGWGTLGSAWGVSRTMAQVHALLLVSPGALSTEDIMEQLQISRGNVNLNVRALMDWGIVRKELRPGERREFFSGEKDIHRVATLILQERRKRELQPIMRVLGEISEVEPSPTATPEETAAFTQMIGSIQSFANFADRAASTLIKADENWFLSTFMKLMRPGP from the coding sequence ATGCAACTCGACGAAGCCAAGCGCAGATTTATTGAAGGCTGGGGCACCCTGGGCTCGGCCTGGGGCGTGAGCCGCACAATGGCGCAGGTGCACGCGCTGCTGCTGGTGTCGCCGGGCGCGCTGAGCACCGAGGACATCATGGAGCAGCTGCAGATTTCGCGGGGCAACGTGAACCTGAACGTGCGCGCCCTCATGGATTGGGGCATCGTGCGTAAGGAGCTGCGGCCTGGCGAGCGGCGCGAGTTCTTTTCGGGCGAAAAGGACATCCACCGCGTGGCTACGCTCATTCTGCAGGAGCGCCGCAAGCGTGAGCTGCAGCCCATCATGCGCGTGCTGGGCGAAATCAGCGAGGTAGAACCCTCCCCCACGGCCACGCCCGAGGAAACTGCCGCCTTCACCCAGATGATTGGCAGCATCCAGAGCTTCGCCAACTTCGCCGACCGCGCAGCCTCCACCCTCATCAAAGCCGATGAGAACTGGTTTCTGAGCACATTCATGAAGCTGATGCGGCCGGGGCCATAG
- a CDS encoding TIGR01777 family oxidoreductase, whose product MEPPLLILAGGTGFLGQHLRRNFTRAGYRVRTLSRRPRHPDDLAWDGRTLGPWAAALEGAAVVLNLAGRSVDCRYHAVNRYAIVRSRTDSTRVLGDAIAACRNPPALWLNSSTATIYEDTIGAAPANTEATGRIGRGFSEMVAQQWEAEFNLAALPRTRRVALRTAIVLGADGGALPTLARLARRGLSTPHGHGQQWVSWLHIEDFCRAVEFLVAHPALAGAFNLCAPEPLTNAALMALLDAHYRPRWHLPQPRWLLEIGAFLLRTETELLLKSRKVVPQRLLEAGFRFRYPTCAPALADLLPQLP is encoded by the coding sequence ATGGAACCTCCACTGCTTATTCTGGCCGGCGGCACGGGCTTTCTGGGCCAGCACCTGCGACGCAATTTCACCCGGGCCGGCTACCGGGTCCGGACGCTTAGCCGCCGCCCCCGCCACCCCGACGACCTCGCCTGGGACGGCCGCACCCTCGGGCCCTGGGCCGCAGCCCTGGAAGGCGCCGCGGTAGTGCTCAACCTGGCCGGTCGCTCCGTCGACTGCCGCTACCACGCCGTCAACCGCTACGCCATCGTGCGCAGCCGCACCGACAGCACTCGGGTGCTGGGCGACGCCATAGCAGCCTGCCGCAACCCACCGGCGCTGTGGCTGAACTCCTCCACAGCTACCATTTACGAGGACACCATCGGCGCAGCTCCGGCCAACACGGAGGCCACCGGCCGGATCGGGCGCGGGTTTTCGGAGATGGTGGCGCAGCAGTGGGAAGCCGAGTTCAACCTGGCTGCCTTGCCTCGTACCCGCCGCGTGGCCCTGCGCACGGCCATTGTGCTGGGGGCCGATGGGGGCGCGCTGCCTACGCTGGCCCGGCTGGCGCGCCGGGGCCTCAGCACCCCGCACGGCCACGGGCAGCAGTGGGTCAGCTGGCTGCACATCGAGGATTTCTGCCGGGCCGTGGAGTTTCTGGTGGCGCATCCGGCCCTGGCGGGTGCCTTCAACCTGTGCGCCCCCGAGCCCCTAACCAACGCTGCCTTGATGGCGCTGCTGGATGCCCACTACCGCCCCCGCTGGCACCTGCCGCAGCCCCGCTGGCTGCTCGAAATCGGGGCCTTCTTGCTGCGCACCGAAACCGAGCTGCTCCTGAAAAGCCGCAAAGTGGTGCCGCAGCGGCTGCTGGAAGCCGGCTTCCGGTTCCGCTACCCCACCTGCGCGCCAGCCCTGGCCGACCTGCTACCCCAACTGCCCTAG
- the trxA gene encoding thioredoxin, with translation MGHKAIEITDANFDQIINSDKPVLVDFWAEWCGPCRMVGPVVEELAGEYEGKVIIGKVDVDANPQTSAKFGIRSIPTLLVFKNGQVVDKQVGAVPKHVLAQKLDAQVTA, from the coding sequence ATGGGACATAAAGCCATCGAAATTACCGATGCTAACTTCGATCAGATCATCAACTCCGATAAGCCCGTGCTGGTGGACTTCTGGGCCGAATGGTGCGGCCCCTGCCGCATGGTGGGTCCGGTAGTGGAAGAGCTGGCCGGCGAATATGAAGGCAAAGTCATTATCGGTAAAGTCGACGTAGACGCCAACCCGCAGACGTCGGCCAAGTTTGGCATCCGCAGCATCCCTACGCTGCTCGTGTTCAAAAACGGCCAAGTAGTTGACAAGCAGGTAGGTGCTGTTCCAAAGCATGTACTGGCTCAGAAACTCGACGCCCAGGTAACTGCCTAA
- a CDS encoding energy transducer TonB, which translates to MKALLAALSICLLACAGSARAQSMPAVYLNSRDEATVPDSATHYRVIDRKNELLGTYAMREFSLTGTLLLRGTLSSIDPVVRTGLLTWYHPNGAKAAQVHYRADEAEGVYVAWDEEGRVRQRGEYLNGQRTGTWISVHRNGQKRSKGTYAAGRAVGEWRYYYDTGQLSALELLSRDKGPALAFFNEDGSPYVGKLQKRELPQFPGGETALLNYVARNTNYPRNSRRKGITGKVYVSYTVDEQGRVGQVQVVQGLSPETDQEARRVVASLPAFRPGREYHVPTAMTFTVPIHFSPSFSLFNGARPPQVPPTEARAARPEEMY; encoded by the coding sequence ATGAAAGCACTTTTAGCCGCGTTGAGTATCTGCCTGCTGGCCTGCGCAGGGTCGGCCCGGGCGCAGAGTATGCCGGCCGTGTATCTGAATAGCCGTGATGAGGCTACGGTGCCGGATAGCGCCACCCACTACCGGGTGATTGACCGCAAAAACGAGCTGCTGGGCACCTATGCCATGCGCGAGTTTTCGCTGACGGGCACGCTGCTGTTGCGCGGCACGCTCAGCTCCATCGACCCCGTGGTGCGCACCGGCCTGCTGACCTGGTACCACCCCAACGGTGCCAAGGCCGCCCAGGTGCACTACCGCGCCGATGAGGCTGAGGGCGTGTACGTGGCCTGGGACGAGGAAGGCCGCGTGCGCCAGCGTGGAGAGTACCTCAACGGCCAGCGCACCGGCACCTGGATCAGCGTGCACCGCAACGGCCAGAAACGCTCCAAGGGCACCTACGCCGCCGGCCGGGCCGTGGGCGAGTGGCGCTACTACTACGACACCGGCCAGCTGAGTGCGCTGGAGCTACTCAGCCGCGACAAAGGGCCGGCCCTGGCGTTTTTCAACGAAGATGGCTCGCCGTACGTGGGCAAGCTGCAGAAGCGCGAGCTGCCGCAGTTTCCGGGCGGCGAAACGGCGCTGCTCAACTACGTGGCCCGCAACACCAACTACCCGCGCAACTCGCGCCGCAAGGGCATCACGGGCAAGGTCTACGTGAGTTACACCGTGGATGAGCAGGGCCGCGTGGGGCAGGTGCAGGTGGTGCAGGGCCTGTCGCCGGAAACCGACCAGGAGGCGCGGCGCGTGGTGGCCAGCCTGCCCGCGTTCCGGCCCGGCCGCGAGTACCACGTGCCCACCGCCATGACCTTCACGGTGCCCATCCATTTCTCCCCCAGCTTCTCGCTGTTCAACGGTGCCCGGCCGCCACAGGTGCCGCCCACGGAGGCCCGCGCCGCCCGCCCCGAGGAAATGTATTGA
- a CDS encoding Lrp/AsnC ligand binding domain-containing protein, which yields MAKNYELDDTDRKILDLLIHDAKMPYTEIARKVHVSGGTVHVRMARLEELGIVKGATLEIDYQKLGYGVDAFLGIYLLKSSVYASVAAQLREIPEVVSIHFTTGAYGIFARIRCRDTQHLREVLHGQMQLIEGIERTETLISLEESLNRPIQLL from the coding sequence ATGGCTAAGAATTACGAACTTGACGACACCGACCGCAAGATTCTGGATCTGCTGATCCACGATGCGAAGATGCCCTACACCGAAATTGCCCGTAAAGTGCATGTTTCTGGTGGTACGGTGCATGTGCGGATGGCTCGCTTGGAAGAATTGGGCATCGTGAAAGGCGCTACGCTGGAGATTGACTACCAGAAGCTGGGCTACGGTGTAGATGCTTTCCTGGGGATTTATCTGCTGAAAAGCTCGGTATATGCCAGCGTGGCAGCCCAGCTGCGCGAAATTCCGGAGGTGGTCAGCATCCACTTCACTACGGGCGCCTATGGCATCTTTGCCCGCATTCGCTGCCGCGACACGCAGCATCTGCGCGAAGTGCTGCACGGGCAGATGCAGCTCATCGAAGGTATTGAGCGTACCGAAACCCTGATTTCGCTGGAAGAGTCGCTCAACCGCCCTATCCAGCTGCTGTAA
- a CDS encoding isoaspartyl peptidase/L-asparaginase family protein, translating to MSLRTHLLALLALLLAAPLTLPLAARAQSAAPAATLAPDPSRITLVIHGGAGTITRANMTPEKEQAYNAALDQALQAGYAVLKRGGTSMDAVEASVRVMEDSPLFNAGKGAVFTHEGRNEMDAAIMNGQNLAAGAVAGVTVVRNPIAAARAVMEKSEHVMMTGPGAEQFAREKGLTIVEPAYFFTQARYDQLQKALAEDRAAGTPDQLNAPTKAAPAAAPAKMKMKTKAGKPTSAVMDPAQDARLIFTEGKKYGTVGAVALDQYGNLAAATSTGGMTNKRYGRVGDAPIIGCGTYADNQSCAVSCTGWGEYFIRATVARDVAARVEFQQQPVAQAAQATIDKVAKLGGDGGLIALDRQGNLAMPFNSEGMYRGFIKADGKSQIQIYK from the coding sequence ATGTCGCTTCGTACTCACCTGCTGGCCCTGCTGGCCCTGCTGCTTGCTGCACCCCTGACCCTGCCGCTGGCGGCGCGGGCCCAATCTGCCGCCCCGGCAGCAACCCTCGCGCCCGATCCTTCGCGCATCACGCTCGTCATTCATGGCGGTGCCGGCACCATCACCCGCGCCAACATGACGCCTGAGAAGGAGCAGGCCTACAACGCCGCCCTCGACCAGGCCCTGCAAGCCGGCTACGCTGTGCTCAAGCGCGGCGGCACCTCAATGGACGCCGTGGAGGCCTCCGTGCGCGTGATGGAAGACTCGCCGCTGTTCAATGCCGGCAAGGGTGCCGTTTTCACCCACGAAGGCCGCAACGAGATGGACGCCGCCATCATGAACGGCCAGAACCTGGCCGCCGGAGCCGTGGCGGGCGTCACGGTGGTGCGCAACCCCATTGCGGCCGCCCGCGCTGTGATGGAGAAGTCGGAGCACGTGATGATGACCGGCCCGGGCGCCGAGCAGTTTGCCCGCGAAAAGGGCCTGACCATCGTCGAGCCGGCCTATTTCTTCACCCAGGCCCGCTACGACCAGCTGCAGAAGGCGCTGGCCGAAGACCGCGCCGCCGGCACCCCCGACCAGCTGAACGCGCCCACCAAAGCTGCCCCAGCCGCGGCGCCGGCCAAAATGAAGATGAAAACCAAAGCCGGCAAGCCCACCAGCGCCGTCATGGATCCGGCTCAGGATGCCCGCCTGATCTTCACCGAAGGCAAGAAATACGGCACCGTCGGCGCCGTGGCCCTCGACCAGTACGGCAACCTGGCTGCCGCCACCAGCACCGGCGGCATGACCAACAAGCGCTACGGCCGCGTCGGCGATGCGCCCATCATCGGCTGCGGCACCTACGCCGACAACCAGTCGTGCGCCGTGTCGTGCACGGGCTGGGGCGAATACTTTATCCGGGCTACGGTGGCCCGCGACGTGGCCGCCCGCGTGGAGTTCCAGCAGCAGCCCGTAGCTCAGGCCGCCCAGGCCACCATCGATAAAGTAGCCAAGCTGGGCGGCGACGGCGGCCTGATTGCGCTGGACCGCCAGGGCAACCTGGCCATGCCCTTCAACTCGGAAGGTATGTACCGCGGCTTCATCAAGGCCGATGGCAAAAGCCAGATCCAGATTTACAAGTAG
- a CDS encoding protein-disulfide reductase DsbD family protein, translating to MFFRKYFLLPLLLVLCLAGAATAQILKPTKLSVALSQPTAKVGEEVDLIVNARIDDKWHLYATDFDPDLGPTVFTFSFTKSPAYELVGKPKSISSKKKYDDVFKGDITYFEKTGQMRQRIRLLQPGALTVQADVEYQTCTDIDGRCIPGEETLSFGPLPVTGTAIAATPATPAAATTAATTTTAAAATSAAGEAAAAVTPVAAADTATVVTAAAMPATSDTATAASSAPVVATATPATNGAVSADSGLLSLAIVAFLSGLSGLLTPCVFPLIPMTVSIFTKGSANRRQGILKALFYGFSIIFIYVVLGLLTTVLLGADGLNLISTHWLPNLIFFAVFVVFGLSFLGLFEITLPNGMVNKIDEQADKGGWAGVFFMALTLVVVSFSCTGPIVGTILAMAAHGGGIQPVVGMFGFSLAFALPFMLFALFPAWLKSLPSSGGWLNTVKVVLGFVELMLALKFLSMADLAYHWNLLPRDLYLVLWITLSGLLGLYLLGRFKLSHDSDLAHLSVGRLLMAVLAFGFMTYLIPGLFGAPLPLLAGYLPPQSRNDFSIASGGTAAAPSATPLNAACEAPRYDDFLELPHGLRGYFDLAQAQRCAKALNKPLFIDFTGHACVNCRKMEASVWSDPRVLQRLRDDFVVVALYVDDKAELPQNEWYTSTYDNKQKTTLGKKNADLQLSGFNVNAQPFYVLLDPTAPADLAHTLATPVAYEPSAEAFVKFLDAGLARYRQQNP from the coding sequence ATGTTCTTCCGAAAGTATTTTCTGCTGCCGTTGCTGCTTGTGCTCTGCCTGGCCGGCGCAGCCACCGCCCAAATTCTGAAGCCTACCAAGCTAAGCGTGGCCCTGAGCCAGCCCACGGCCAAGGTGGGAGAGGAGGTGGACCTGATCGTCAATGCCCGCATCGACGACAAGTGGCACCTCTACGCCACCGACTTCGACCCCGACCTGGGCCCCACGGTGTTCACGTTCAGCTTCACTAAAAGCCCCGCCTACGAGCTGGTAGGCAAGCCCAAATCCATCAGCTCCAAAAAGAAGTACGACGACGTTTTCAAGGGCGACATTACGTACTTCGAGAAAACCGGCCAGATGCGCCAGCGCATCCGGCTGCTGCAGCCCGGCGCCCTCACGGTGCAGGCCGACGTGGAATACCAGACCTGCACCGACATTGATGGCCGCTGCATTCCGGGCGAGGAAACCCTGAGCTTCGGCCCGCTGCCCGTAACGGGCACGGCCATTGCCGCCACACCTGCCACTCCTGCGGCGGCTACTACAGCCGCCACCACCACCACGGCGGCAGCAGCCACGTCGGCCGCCGGCGAGGCCGCCGCTGCCGTGACTCCTGTTGCCGCTGCCGATACCGCGACTGTAGTAACAGCCGCCGCCATGCCTGCCACTTCCGATACCGCCACGGCCGCCTCCAGCGCGCCGGTAGTAGCCACCGCTACGCCCGCCACCAATGGCGCCGTTTCGGCCGATTCGGGGCTGCTGTCCTTGGCTATCGTGGCGTTTCTTTCGGGGCTGAGCGGGCTGCTTACGCCGTGCGTGTTCCCGCTGATTCCCATGACCGTGTCCATCTTCACCAAGGGCTCGGCCAACCGCCGCCAGGGTATCCTGAAGGCCTTGTTCTACGGCTTCAGCATCATCTTCATCTACGTGGTGCTGGGGCTGCTCACTACCGTGCTGCTCGGGGCCGATGGCCTGAACCTGATCAGCACGCACTGGCTGCCCAACCTGATTTTCTTTGCCGTGTTCGTGGTGTTCGGCCTGTCCTTCCTGGGCTTGTTTGAAATCACGCTGCCCAACGGCATGGTCAACAAGATTGACGAGCAGGCTGACAAAGGCGGCTGGGCCGGGGTGTTCTTCATGGCCCTCACGCTGGTGGTGGTGTCGTTCAGCTGCACCGGGCCCATCGTGGGTACCATACTGGCCATGGCGGCCCACGGCGGCGGCATTCAGCCGGTGGTGGGCATGTTTGGCTTCTCGCTGGCGTTTGCGCTGCCGTTTATGCTGTTTGCCTTGTTTCCGGCGTGGCTGAAAAGCCTGCCCAGCTCCGGCGGCTGGCTGAACACCGTGAAGGTGGTGCTGGGCTTTGTGGAGCTGATGCTGGCCCTCAAGTTCCTGAGCATGGCCGACCTGGCCTACCACTGGAACCTGCTCCCGCGCGACCTGTACCTAGTGCTCTGGATTACGCTCTCGGGCCTGCTGGGCCTGTACCTGCTGGGCCGCTTCAAACTCTCGCACGACTCCGACCTCGCGCACCTGAGCGTAGGCCGCCTGCTGATGGCGGTGCTGGCCTTTGGCTTCATGACCTACCTGATACCGGGCCTGTTTGGGGCGCCGCTGCCGCTGCTGGCCGGCTACCTGCCCCCGCAGAGCCGCAACGACTTCTCCATTGCCTCTGGCGGCACTGCCGCTGCCCCCTCGGCCACGCCCCTCAACGCCGCCTGCGAAGCCCCGCGCTACGACGACTTCCTGGAGCTGCCCCACGGCCTGCGCGGCTACTTCGACCTAGCCCAAGCCCAGCGCTGCGCCAAGGCCCTGAACAAGCCGCTGTTTATCGACTTCACCGGCCACGCCTGCGTGAACTGCCGCAAGATGGAAGCCTCCGTCTGGAGCGACCCGCGGGTGCTGCAGCGCCTACGCGACGATTTTGTGGTAGTGGCGCTCTACGTCGACGACAAGGCCGAGCTGCCCCAGAATGAGTGGTACACCTCCACCTACGACAACAAGCAGAAAACCACGCTGGGCAAGAAAAACGCCGACCTGCAACTGTCGGGCTTCAACGTCAACGCCCAGCCCTTCTACGTGCTCCTCGACCCCACCGCGCCTGCCGACCTGGCCCACACCCTGGCCACGCCCGTAGCCTACGAGCCCAGCGCCGAGGCCTTCGTGAAGTTTCTGGATGCCGGCCTGGCCCGCTACCGCCAGCAGAATCCGTAG
- a CDS encoding hemolysin family protein, with protein MILNIVLTVLLVLLNGFFVAAEFAFVKVRPSQIDIKAQSGNRLAKLVQGMMQDLNYYLSATQLGITVASLALGWVGESVVAAVVMAIIDQLDITLSPTLVHQIAIATSFTLITVMHIVLGEQAPKVLAIQKPETTSMAVAIPLRAFAFITFPLIWVLDRLSNLVAGLFGGNASHGSEVHTSEELRLLLDQSKQSGEIQESEHELLENVFEFNDRMVKQIMVPRTKLAAIDVNTPQDGILEMVYNEGYSRIPVFEGNIDNIVGVLYVKDLLQIIRRNEPIELPKIMRPAYFVPETKKINRLLRQFQRKHMHMAIVSDEFGGVSGIVTIEDIMEELVGEIQDEYDNEVPVVERVSAVEFRVNTSTSISDANEYLPFPLPEGEDYETVGGLLNVIYGNIPEVGDVAVLDNYEFRVLKRSRRSVELVQLRVTTEAEREEQEDEGLQAL; from the coding sequence ATGATCCTAAATATCGTTCTCACCGTTCTGCTGGTATTGCTGAACGGATTTTTTGTGGCAGCTGAGTTTGCCTTCGTCAAAGTTCGTCCGTCGCAGATCGACATCAAGGCCCAGAGCGGCAACCGGCTGGCCAAGCTCGTGCAGGGCATGATGCAGGACCTCAACTACTACCTGTCGGCTACGCAGCTGGGTATTACGGTAGCCTCGCTGGCCCTGGGTTGGGTAGGCGAAAGTGTAGTGGCGGCCGTGGTAATGGCCATCATCGACCAGCTGGACATCACGCTTAGCCCTACGCTGGTTCACCAGATTGCCATTGCCACCTCCTTCACGCTCATCACCGTGATGCACATTGTGCTGGGTGAGCAGGCCCCGAAGGTGCTGGCCATTCAGAAGCCTGAAACCACCTCCATGGCGGTAGCTATTCCGCTGCGGGCGTTTGCCTTCATCACCTTCCCCCTCATCTGGGTGCTCGACCGGCTTTCCAACCTGGTGGCCGGCCTGTTTGGCGGCAACGCCAGCCACGGCTCGGAAGTGCATACCTCGGAAGAGCTGCGCCTGCTGCTCGACCAGAGCAAGCAAAGCGGCGAAATCCAGGAATCGGAGCATGAGCTGCTGGAAAACGTGTTTGAGTTCAACGACCGGATGGTGAAGCAGATTATGGTGCCCCGCACCAAACTGGCCGCCATCGACGTGAACACGCCCCAGGATGGCATCCTGGAAATGGTTTACAACGAGGGCTACTCGCGCATTCCGGTGTTCGAAGGCAATATAGACAACATCGTAGGTGTGCTTTACGTGAAGGACCTGCTGCAGATCATCCGCCGCAACGAGCCCATCGAGCTGCCCAAGATCATGCGGCCGGCCTACTTTGTGCCCGAAACCAAGAAAATCAACCGCCTGCTGCGCCAGTTCCAGCGCAAGCACATGCACATGGCCATCGTGTCCGACGAGTTCGGCGGCGTGTCGGGCATCGTGACGATTGAGGACATTATGGAGGAGCTGGTTGGCGAAATTCAGGACGAGTACGACAACGAGGTGCCGGTAGTGGAGCGGGTGTCGGCCGTGGAGTTCCGCGTGAACACCTCCACCTCCATCTCCGACGCCAACGAGTACCTGCCCTTCCCGCTGCCCGAAGGCGAAGACTACGAAACGGTCGGCGGCCTGCTGAACGTCATCTACGGCAACATTCCGGAAGTCGGCGACGTGGCCGTGCTCGACAACTACGAGTTCCGGGTGCTGAAACGTTCCCGCCGTTCGGTGGAGCTGGTGCAGTTGCGCGTCACGACCGAAGCCGAGCGCGAAGAGCAGGAAGACGAAGGCCTGCAGGCGCTGTAA
- a CDS encoding gamma carbonic anhydrase family protein, giving the protein MPALILPVQGKHPQIPADCYVADNATIVGDVTLGAQCTVWFNAVIRGDVNAIRIGDKTNVQDGAVLHCTYQKAATTIGARVSIGHKAIVHGCTVEDDVLIGMGAIVMDHAVVGAGCIVAAGAVVLENTQCEPGYLYAGVPARRIKPVTEEQRANMLRTADNYVLYASWFQQQNA; this is encoded by the coding sequence ATGCCTGCCCTCATCCTGCCCGTCCAGGGCAAACACCCACAAATTCCTGCCGACTGCTACGTAGCCGATAATGCCACCATCGTCGGCGACGTGACGCTCGGCGCGCAGTGCACCGTGTGGTTCAACGCCGTCATCCGCGGCGACGTCAACGCCATCCGCATCGGCGACAAAACCAACGTGCAGGACGGGGCCGTGCTGCACTGCACCTACCAGAAGGCGGCCACTACCATCGGGGCGCGCGTGAGCATCGGGCACAAGGCCATCGTGCACGGCTGCACTGTGGAAGACGACGTGCTGATTGGTATGGGCGCTATTGTGATGGACCACGCCGTGGTGGGGGCGGGCTGCATTGTGGCCGCCGGGGCCGTGGTGCTGGAAAACACGCAGTGCGAGCCGGGCTACCTCTACGCCGGCGTGCCCGCCCGCCGCATCAAGCCCGTGACGGAGGAGCAGCGCGCCAACATGCTTCGCACCGCCGACAACTATGTGCTGTACGCCAGCTGGTTTCAGCAGCAAAACGCCTGA
- a CDS encoding radical SAM protein translates to MRLVRHPVLCNYYVTYRCNAKCSFCDIWEKPSPYITLEDVERNLRDLKRLGVSVVDFTGGEPLLHRQIHEFVGLAHDMGFITTLTTNCLLYPKYAEKLRGKVDMLHFSLDSSEKEVHDKGRGVACYDFVLESIRVARELGERPDVLFTVFRENLHELEAVYRDITQPNGLVLILNPAFEYNTVETGGQLTPAELDYLSAFGKRKGVYLNEAFIELRRDGGNHVAAPVCRAASTTLVISPSNELVLPCYHLGEQKFPINGQLYDLYHAPEVGRLVALEGRLPQCEGCTINCYMQPSFAVETSKYFWQALPSTLKYNWTKGTWKRMLAR, encoded by the coding sequence ATGCGCTTAGTTCGTCATCCGGTTTTGTGCAATTACTACGTCACGTACCGGTGCAATGCCAAGTGCTCGTTCTGCGACATCTGGGAGAAACCCTCGCCCTACATCACGCTGGAAGATGTGGAGCGCAACCTGCGCGACCTGAAGCGCCTAGGCGTGTCGGTGGTGGACTTTACGGGCGGCGAGCCGCTGCTGCACCGCCAGATTCATGAGTTTGTAGGTTTGGCCCACGACATGGGCTTCATCACCACTCTCACCACCAACTGCCTACTCTACCCCAAATACGCCGAGAAGCTGCGCGGCAAAGTGGACATGCTGCATTTCTCCCTCGACTCGTCGGAGAAGGAGGTGCACGACAAGGGCCGGGGCGTGGCCTGCTACGATTTCGTGCTGGAAAGCATCCGCGTGGCCCGGGAGCTGGGTGAGCGGCCTGACGTGCTGTTCACGGTGTTCCGCGAAAACTTGCACGAGCTGGAAGCCGTGTACCGCGACATCACCCAGCCCAACGGCCTAGTGCTGATTCTGAACCCGGCCTTCGAGTACAACACCGTGGAAACCGGCGGGCAGCTGACGCCGGCCGAGCTGGACTACCTGTCGGCCTTTGGCAAGCGCAAGGGCGTGTACCTCAACGAGGCCTTCATTGAGCTCCGGCGCGACGGTGGCAACCACGTGGCGGCGCCCGTGTGCCGGGCGGCCAGCACCACACTGGTTATTTCGCCCTCCAACGAGCTGGTTCTACCCTGCTACCACCTCGGCGAGCAGAAATTTCCCATCAACGGCCAGCTCTACGACCTCTACCACGCGCCCGAAGTGGGCCGCCTGGTAGCGCTGGAAGGCCGCCTGCCGCAGTGCGAGGGCTGTACCATCAACTGCTATATGCAGCCCAGCTTTGCCGTCGAAACCAGCAAGTATTTCTGGCAGGCGCTGCCCAGCACCCTCAAATACAACTGGACCAAAGGCACCTGGAAACGCATGCTGGCGCGGTAA
- a CDS encoding endonuclease III domain-containing protein — translation MPTPATYSSPAADKTLQNHQLLNEFYPPLSLDTPRRSPMRELISTVLSHRTTHADEELAYDRMLEAFGDWAGVLAAPTAELAHAIRTTRWPDTQAPRIQEILRRIWAERGAFELDFLADWPTEKGMAWLNDMPGIGLKTASLVLLFNFGKPVLPVDTHVHRIAQRVGMIGPKASADKAHQVLLEQLPKDALTLLNFHKHNYWHGQKVCFFTKPDCARCPLKGFCNYYLEHHGPATPEALAATPTHWDTAWGALAH, via the coding sequence ATGCCCACCCCCGCCACCTACTCTTCGCCGGCTGCCGACAAGACCCTGCAAAACCACCAGCTGCTGAACGAGTTTTATCCGCCGCTCTCGCTGGATACGCCGCGCCGCTCGCCTATGCGGGAGCTGATTTCCACGGTGCTTTCCCACCGCACCACCCACGCCGACGAGGAACTGGCCTACGACCGGATGCTGGAAGCCTTCGGCGATTGGGCTGGAGTGCTGGCGGCGCCAACCGCCGAGCTGGCCCACGCCATCCGCACTACTCGCTGGCCCGACACCCAGGCGCCCCGCATCCAGGAGATTCTGCGCCGGATCTGGGCGGAACGCGGGGCGTTTGAGCTGGATTTTCTGGCCGACTGGCCCACGGAAAAAGGCATGGCGTGGCTGAACGATATGCCCGGTATCGGCCTGAAAACGGCCTCGCTGGTGCTGCTGTTTAATTTCGGCAAGCCCGTACTGCCCGTCGATACGCACGTGCACCGCATCGCGCAGCGCGTGGGCATGATCGGGCCCAAAGCCTCCGCTGACAAGGCCCACCAGGTGTTGCTGGAGCAGCTGCCGAAGGATGCCCTGACGCTACTCAATTTTCACAAGCACAACTACTGGCACGGCCAGAAGGTGTGCTTCTTCACCAAGCCCGACTGCGCCCGGTGCCCGCTCAAGGGCTTCTGCAACTACTACCTGGAGCACCACGGCCCCGCTACCCCCGAGGCCCTGGCCGCCACGCCCACCCACTGGGACACCGCCTGGGGCGCGCTGGCGCATTAG